The stretch of DNA TTAGAATCTTTTactgatataattttaaatattataaataaaaatgagtaattataaatatttttggaacACACACATAACATATGAATCAATAACATGCCAATTTGTAATTTCTCACAAAAACTAAGAGTGCATTTAgttcacatttttatttttatttttatttttttccataaaattttaaacataaaagcAGAAATAAAATTGCGAACTAAAAGATGTACAAGTCTATTTCAGCTAAGTgacaaaaaatacatattttctgCCTATGTTGTAgtactctttttattttattttgtttctgatTTTGTTGGTTGGAAAATTTGTGAAATGAATGATGCTTATGTTGTGTGATGCAATTGAAGGGTGTGAACAATCCACGTGTATACCACGTGACATCGTATGGGGCAGATCCAAGTGGGAATTCAGACAGCACAGAAGCAATTCTTGCAGCCATAGCAGATGCAGCCAAGGTTCCAAGTCAAGGACAGTTGATGCAGGGCATCACTGATCTTGGAGGTGTCCATGTTGATCTTGAGGGTGGTAGCTACCTCATCAGCCGTCCACTGCGCTTGCCGGCCGCCCGTCTAGGGAACCTCATGGTATGAAATTCTCTTATTTGATTCCAgaaaaaattcatttaacttCAATTTAGACCGCgatgttaaaattaaataattaacgaaatgtCTTACATGACATTAATATAAGAACAAGTACAAACTCTAAAAGTACAAAATCAACCGTAGATGcattaatacatttatttatcattatttttagttttatagaaaatattttatttaaattgtaagaaaaatgataaataaatgtatggATGTATCTATGGTTGATTTTGTGCTTTTGAaacttgtacttgttctccagATTATCAATCTTGTTCTTATACTACTATCACCTCACGGTGAAACTACATCGaaactaaataatatttttttggattcaaacatgacactttaaattttaagacCCAAAATAGGATTACGCCAAAATGTAAagaccaatttaatactttaccgAATTTTTAAAGTGCGATTTAGTTtgcgtttttattttctttattatttatttttaaaattatattaaaaaaacagtaaaataataatttttttatttttatattctaaaaaaatactaaaaataaaaatgcaaatcAAACTTAACTTTTGATTTTCTATGATTAGCATTAGTAGATTAGTACGCAATATGAAATTTTCTACCGAAGTTTGCAATTTCCTTAGCATTTGACAATTGTCATATATTTTGGAAGACTTTATTGTATTGACTGATAGACGACATTAATTTTTGAGGCAGGTAATTAATTAGTCTTGATATGTTTTTGTCACAATGGTTAAATAGTTGGTATAACTGCACCAAGAAAATGACAATTTCTAATGTGCTTTTAATTAGAAGATATTTTTGTAAAGCAATTTCGTTAtcatttgtttttaaaattcaatgTGTATAATTTCAACGTAAAATTGTTCTACATAAACATCTAATTTTGTATTGTGACATCAACAAAAAtcacacaaatataaatatctaattaaatgaTAGTATTTACCCGTACAtactaattaaactcattttcaATGTACCATAACACTTgagtttgaaattttgtttgtAATTTGATGAAATCAGATACATGGTGGAACTATAAGAGCCTCAAATAACTTTCCAGAAGATGGGTACCTCATTGATTTGTCAtcaacctcttcttcttcttcttcttctaataataataataataataataataataatgagaaCAATGGAGCTAACTCAGAGAGTTCCCGTTCTTCACGCTACAATTTTGAGTACATAAGCTTCAAGGACCTCTTGTTAGACTCAAACTTCAGAGGTGGGGGCATTTCAGTAATTAACTCACTCAGAACTAACATAGACAACTGTTACATTACACACTTCACCACAAATGGAATTTTAGTCCAAAGTGGTCATGAGACATACATTAGAAACACTTTTCTTGGCCAGTACGTAACCGCAGGAGgtgataaaaatgaaaagaatttctCCGGGACCGGAATAAGTCTCCTCGGCAACGATAACGCCGTCACGGATGTTGTCATTTTCTCTGCAGCTATAGGAATAATGGTAACCGGTCAGGCCAACACGTTCTCCGGCGTGCATTGTTACAATAAGGCCACCGGATTTGGAGGGACCGGGATATATCTGAAGCTGCCGGGGCTAACACAGACAAGGATTGTGAATTCTTACATGGATTACACGAGTATCGTCGCCGAGGATCCGGTCCAGCTCCATGTCTCTAGCAGTTTCTTCCTTGGTGATGCCAACATTGTCCTTAAATCAGTGAATGGTGTTGTGAATGGAGTCAGCATTGTTGATAACATGTTTTCAGGGTCCGGTTCTGGGGTGGAGATTGTTCAATTGGACCAATCAAAAAACAGTTTCAACCAAATTGATCAAGCTATTGTTGATAGGAACATTGTGAGGGGAATGAATTTGAAGGCCACAGTGGCAAAAATGTCAATTCAAGGGAATGGAACATTATGGAATGTTGATTTTAGTAATGTTCTGCTTTTTCCAAACCTTATCAGAAATGTTCAGTACTCATTAAGCTCTAGTGGTGGAACAttccctaatcatgctttgAGGAATGTATCTGAGAACAAGGTTGTGATTGAAACAAGTGAAGCagtggatgcaaatgtttttgTTACTGTGGATCAGAGTATGGTAAATTGATTGAACAGGGTTTGAACTTTGTAGAGTGACCAAaacaatataatttaatttatctggtcattttttatttttagtcctAAGTTCTAAGTGGAGGGAATTTTTTGGATATGATATGAGCATGCCTTTGTTGCCAAGTCTTCCTTTCTTTATTATCTGGACAGAGTTAattaaacattatatattatatattaacgATCAtacaaactatatatataattttgcgGGTTATGCTAATAAGTTTACAATATTTAAGGAGAAAAAACAAATTAAGGATGTATGTGATAGTTAATTATTTGGTTAGTCATTATTACAATATGATAATTAAACTATAAGTTCTCTTAAAGAAGTGAATGCATTgcatctatttatttttatttgtttttgattaGAAGTGACCCAACCAGCAAGAAAACCCAGAATCCACTCccaattcaaatttcaaacagTAACGCCCGCACCATTCTCACCTAATGGAACAACTAGTCTAAGAACTTCAAAGAGAATGAAATAGGCTTGTTAAGAATGGCTTCCATAGGCTTTGGTGGTCTACTGCTCCAGAAATGGAAAAGATGGTATGAGTACTGAGCATAGATTGAACATCTTGAAGAATATAATCTCTCTCCCAGAGCTTCCAATTTGATTTAATGGATTGCACTAAGGTTTGATTCTCTCGCTAGGATCAGGGTTCTTTTATTGCTTCTGCTTCTACTGCCAAGATTaagggcttgtttgggtgagcttctaagaaaagatcttttttcgagttatctttttttaaaaggtcttatagaaaaataaaagtaattttatgtttggatatctcatgtaaaaaggtctttttatctatcaattatgtttgggtataacaatataaaagtacttttttgtttatttattacatgaaaaacatcttttttttaaggaaaaaagatcttttaaaaaaagatgtaaattacagcttctcaaaaaagatctttttttgattttactAGTGCTATTACCTTCTTTGTTGTTCTTCCTGTCAGGTTGCCATTGCTATCTTTTATCACTGTTGCTGCTGCTCCCTGACCGAGTTCCTGTTTGAATGCTGCATCTAcattgattttgatattttccttcttttattttgctctttttttgttttctttggttGTTCTGGATTTAAGTATCTCTATTTCCTATAATGTTGCTTGGATTATGGTTGCTTTATGTTGGTAAACtgttaagtttttatttttccatatatTCCAAGGCATTAATCTTACTATGCTCCAGCCAGTCTCAAATTCCTCAGTTGTGCCTCCTTTTAGTTTGTGCATCTTGTTTGAAAGCCAAGATCCCAGGGATGTAATAGAATTTGCCGGTGGACTGCGTTGCACTTGTGATCCATTTGCATAGGAAAATCGGATGTTCAGTTATTTCTTCTTACAAACAAACACGATTAATAGGTACACAATCAGTTTTTCTAATAGTATTAGAGCATCTCAATAATCAACAAAATATATTATCAAAACTGATAGAACAATATAAACCTTCCACAAAAATGAGTATCTCAAATcagacaaaagaaaaaacaatataAGTAGCAAGTTATATCTTAATGATCATCTCTATACTAGAAacaacatactaaaatttcataagaaataGAGCAAGTTTACCAAGTCAATGAGATCAAAATGGTACCaccatttttccccttttcttcttctcttctcatcgatctcttctccttcactctctctattttctttttcttttgttttaaaaatatgagaAATATACTTTCTCTTCTTTCCGTGACTATAAGCcgctttcttttctttataatttttatttttatttttggcttGTAAGTCCCACTTGAGTTGGAGATTCACCAAGCTTCTCTTTGcaagaatcaaatttaattgCAGGTAAACTCTTAGTCATCATATCTGAACCATTATCATCAGTATGGATCTTCTTAAGTGCATATAACTTCATCTCAAACGCTTGACGTATCCAATGATACCTCACCTCTATGTGCTTCGATCTAGAGTGAAATGTCAGATTCTTGCTAAGATGGATAGCACTTTAGCTGTCACAAAATAATACAAACTTCTCTTGATTGATACCTAActcttgcaaaaaaaatttcCATCTACAAGAGTTCCTAAGAAGCTTTAACAACACCAATATATTCTACCTCTGTAGTAGACAAAGCAACATATTTCAGAAGTTGGGATTGCTACGACACAACTCCTTCTGCAAAAGTCATGTATAACCAGAAGTAGACTTTCCTGAATCAAGATTCCCAACCATATTCGCATCTGTGTAACCATCCAAGATAGGTTAGCTACTCCCAAAGCATAAACAAACTCTGGAAGTACTATTAAGGTATCTGATAATTCACTTCACTGCTTGCCAGTGTTCCTTGCACAATTAGAGAGAAATCAACTAACAACTCCAACATCATGAGCAATAGCTGGTCTCGTGCAaaccatagcatacatcaagTTGCCAACTGCAGATGAATATGGAATCTTCTtcgtttttgctttttctttctcacttgTAGGACATTGTTGCAAACACAACTTGAAATAATTAGCAAGTGAAGTATTAACAGGTTTGAAATTACTCATGTTAAACCTCTTTAAAACCTTCTCAACATATTTCAGCTACAACAATCACGATTTTTCATTCTTCCTGTTACGAATGATACTCAtgctaataatttattttgcaGGACCCAAATCCTTCATAGCAAAGGAACTGTTCAAGTCTTTCTTAATACTTTCAATCTTCTTAGTGTCATGACCAACAATCAacatatcatcaacataaaacAAGAGAATTATAAAATCACTATCAGCAAATTTCTTAAAATACACATAATGATTAGAAGAAGTCTTACTGTACCCAtgaccttccatgaaagaatcAAACTTCATGTACTACTTCCTTGGCGCTTACTACAACTTATATAAGCTCTTCTTCAACTTGCATACAAGATGCTTCTTTTCTTTAATCTCGAAACCCTCTGGTTgctccatataattttttttatctatgtcACTGTGAAGGAATACAGTCTTTACATTAAGTTGCTCAACATCTAAATTCAAGTTAGCTGCCAATCCAAGCACAACTCgaatagaggacatctttaTAACTGGAGAGAAAATCTCTTCAAAATCAATTCCTTTCTTCTGCTCAAAACCTTTCACAACCAACCGAGCTTTTACCTTGATCGTGAGACATTTGCTTTCATTTTGAACATCCATTTATTCTTGAATGCTCTCTTACCATTTGACAGCTTTTCACCAAGTCAAACGTATGATTCTCATGCAaggattttatttcttcttgcatGGCATTTAACCAAGCTCATCAGACATAACTTCTTGGTAGCTCCTTGTCTCTCCAATTTCAGTGTTAATCACATACTCATGAGAAGAATATATTTGAGAAGGATGACGCTCTCTAATAGATCTTCTCAATTCAGGTTCAACTGATGATTCAGGTAAAATTTCAACATCTAGTAAAACTTCTGCATCTAGCACCTCAAGTTGAGGTATATGTTCATCATGCAAATCATTACCATTATTATCAACTTGTATATCTTCTCCATCAACAAGAGGTCTAGTGAAAGGACCAAGTTCATCATTAGCAGAACGTCTAACACTTATTGTTGGCTTATCTGTCTTCTCAAGGTCTTCGATAGTTTGGCCTTCAAGAAAAATCACATCTcaacttctaattattttttgctCACCGGATCCCATTATCTGTAACCAAAATCTCCGTGACCATAACCAATGAAGATACATTGCTTTGACTTTTTATCAAGTTTAGACCTTTCATTTATTGAAATGTGAACAAAAGTCTTGCAGCCAAACACTCGCAAATAACTATAGGAGACATCTTTTTCCCTCCAAACTTTCTTTGAAACATCACCATTTAGTAGAACTGAAGGAAAAAGGTTAATCAAATTCACTGCAGTTCTCATCACTTCACCCCAAAAGGATTTAGGCAATTTTGCATGAGAGAGCATACACCTAACTCTATCATTGATAATGCAATTCATTCTCTCTACAACTCCATTATGTTGAGGAGCCTTAGCAACTGTCTTCTCAAGTTTAATCCCATGTCTTTTGATTACTCTTCAAACAGACTTCTGTATTCACCACCATTATTTGCTCGAACACGTTTCAATTTCCTTCTTATTTCTCTTTCAACACTTGCATGAAAGTGCTTGAAGACACTGAACACATGGTCTTtagatttcaaaataaaagtccACACTTTTCGAGAATAATCAtaataaaagtaacaaaaactattatacatcatcTAATGTCATAGCATCTATAGTGCAAACATCAGTGTGAATTAAATCTAGAATATGTGATCTCTTATGAGATCTAGAACTATGAAATGATACTATAGCATGCTTTCTAACAAGACAATGAGTACAAGTATTTAAAGTTGTACCTTTCACAGGAAGTGTGTACTTTTTGACTAAGACGCTTAGTCCTTTCTCGCTCAAGTAACCAAAATGTATATGCCACAAATCAAAAGAGGAATCATCAGCTACATTCACATCTTCTTTGCACAAATTTGCTTGCAACCGATAGAGAGTAGAGAAACTGTTATCTTCTTTAGCAATAATGAGAGCTTCTTTAGTAATCTTGTATTTTTCACTACCAAAAGAAGTACAATACTCCTCTTGATTCAATGTCTTTACTAAAATAAGATTGAACCGCATATCTGACACATGCCTAACATTCTTCAACTGCAACTTGCATCCCTTGTTGGTTTTAAGCCACACATCATCCATACCAATGATGTCACACACTACTTTATCTCCTAATTTAATCTTGCCAAATTTTTCAGcagtataaaaagaaaaaaatttacacGTCACTGCTCGAATAAGGACCATTTAGGATTACCAAAATTCATACATGACCACTACTA from Arachis duranensis cultivar V14167 chromosome 4, aradu.V14167.gnm2.J7QH, whole genome shotgun sequence encodes:
- the LOC107483712 gene encoding polygalacturonase QRT3, which gives rise to MATHLECFFLKLEPLLTMARTFLVWFLCLGVPCFFVIIDGGVYGDHQNLHPRTISGANHYHKDIRRLQAFKASLTRHASVASTPSSFSSSSASSPLLSEGVNNPRVYHVTSYGADPSGNSDSTEAILAAIADAAKVPSQGQLMQGITDLGGVHVDLEGGSYLISRPLRLPAARLGNLMIHGGTIRASNNFPEDGYLIDLSSTSSSSSSSNNNNNNNNNNENNGANSESSRSSRYNFEYISFKDLLLDSNFRGGGISVINSLRTNIDNCYITHFTTNGILVQSGHETYIRNTFLGQYVTAGGDKNEKNFSGTGISLLGNDNAVTDVVIFSAAIGIMVTGQANTFSGVHCYNKATGFGGTGIYLKLPGLTQTRIVNSYMDYTSIVAEDPVQLHVSSSFFLGDANIVLKSVNGVVNGVSIVDNMFSGSGSGVEIVQLDQSKNSFNQIDQAIVDRNIVRGMNLKATVAKMSIQGNGTLWNVDFSNVLLFPNLIRNVQYSLSSSGGTFPNHALRNVSENKVVIETSEAVDANVFVTVDQSMVN